One Nostoc sp. CENA543 genomic window, ATGCCAATGGAGAGCGATCGCTTGATTGATGCCTTGACTCATTTAATTATCAACTGTGCTGAATAAGGAAATAAGTAATTAATACTAGTTTCCTATCAAGTCAGTCGGGAAATAATTAACATAATTATATTAAGAAATGTAATGACGCTGAAAGTCACACTATAAAACAGTCGATAATCCATAAAATTTATCTAAATATAATCTATGCGAATTAATAAGACTTTGCTGATTTGTCTGATTATTCTGACTGCCGTTTCTCTGACGAAAGCTGAAATCTTGCCAGTTCAATCAAAAAAACTATTACAGCAAATTCATTCAGAAGCTCTAGCAACAGAGAATATTGCATCTATTGATGGCAGTAACATTAAAAAATTAAGAGGAATATTTGAAATCAGATGGATTCCAGCAGCTTCAATGGCAAATACCTTACAAGGTAGTCCACAGCAATGGCAAGCAGATTTTATCTTAATTGATAAGACGGTTTATGATAATGGACTCCCCAAACGAGGCGATATTATTATCTTTAAACCTACTGATAATTTAACAAAAGAAGGTTATACAGACCCGTTTATCAAGCGTATTATTGCTCTGCCTGGGGAAAAAGTAGAACTGAGAAAAGGTAAAGTATATATTAACAATCAGTTGCTTCCAGAAAGTTATATTGATTCTAAACAAGTAACAAATATTGATGTTTGTGCATCAGCTGAACAACCACCCTTTTTGTCTAAACCCCAAACTCTACCACCTAACTCATATTTAGTATTAGGTGATAACCGTCAAGAGAGTTATGATAGTCGCTGTTGGGGTTTAGTTACCAGAAAAAATATTATTGGTCAAGCAGTGAGAAGAGTTTGGCCGCTAGCAACCCAGATTAATTTAGATAAAAATCGCCATCAACAGCAGCATTATTTAGAAGAATTATTCCTGAAAAATGTAGGGTTTGTCATACCTCCTAATAACTTAAATGATGGAATTGCTTTTTTTCAAAAGCAGTTAGCTAATGCACGTAAAAATCAAGATGTGACTGGCGAAATTACAGCCTTAAGGCATCTTTCTATGTATAATATTATGCTGGGTACTAAAAATGAACAAGCGATGAATTATGCTCAACAACTTTTAAAAGTCGCTCGTCAGCATAAGATATCAGGCTCAGAAACTCAAGCCTTAGCTTATATGTCGCTTGCCGCTTTTGCCAAATTGGAGCCTAATTTAGCTATCGAGTACGGGCAGCAGGTATTACCATTAGCACAAAAAAACCAAGACCAGATAAGTGAATACATGGCTTTATGGAGTCTAGCGATCGCTAACGTATATTTTAATGATTGTTCTCAGGCTAAGATTTTTTATGATCGAAGTTCATCTATTTTAAATAGTCTTCCTGTATCAGAAAATAAAAACATGATAAAAGAACAAATCTCAGTGATTTTTAAGCAATTAAATCTCCAAAAATGTTCAGGAATATCAAATATATAAAATTACTCTAAAAGATTAATTTAATGTTTTTATAATAGATAAATGTTAAAAACGCAGTAGAAGGATACAGACATAACATCAGAATTTTAACTCTTAAGGATTGATAATTGTCTATAAATTCAGCAGTTTCTTGTACCTTTCACTTTTTAGGTTTTTCCTTCTTACCTGATCTCTCCTATGTCAAAATGAAAATAACTTACTACACAAAGGTGAGCGACGCTCGAAAAGCTAGATAAAGGATTGATCTAAGCAATGGCAGACGAAACCAATCAAAATCAGGCAGGAGATCAAATTCCCAGCACTGTTGACCAAAAAGCACCCACTGTCTCAGCAGCAAACGCTCCCAGCACTAGCGAACCAGTAGCGACAGATATTCCTACTGCTAACGCTCCAGACCCCAAAACAGCGAACCCCAAAACCAACCCCAACGCTGCTACTCAGACAGAAAAACCCGCCGCCGCTAAACCCGCCGCCGCCAAGAAAGAAAAAGCTCCAGCAGTAGAAGACAAACCCTTTGTCGAGTTCATGGAGCAAGAATACTTACCGGCATTGCAAAAAGCGATCGCAGCTGAAGGGGTAAAAGATTTACAATTAGCTTTTAAAAAGCAAAAGCTCCCCGTTGCTGGATTGCAATCAGCTGAAGAATGCTGGCAAATAGTTGGTAGTTGGCAAAACGGCCAGCGTCAGTTTAATGTATACTTTCCCGACGAAGATATCCAAGGAAAAAAAGGTTTTTCCTGCAACGAAGGTAAAAAGCCTAGTACCTTAGAATCATTTTTAATCGATGAGCGTAAAGTCACACTGGATATGCTAGTGTCCCGGTTAGTCTACCGCTTAAACGGTCAAAAGTGGCTAGGTAGAAATTAACTCAGTTATTCAGTGCTGAGTGCTGAGTAATGAGTGCTGAGTAATGAGTGCTGTTAGCGGAAGCGGGGCGTTTAGCCCGTGCTGTTAGCGGAAGCGGGGCGTTTAGTCGGTGCTGAGTACAAACCTAGTACCTAGTCAAGAGTTTCCAGTCTCTAGTCACTCTTTCATACAAGACTCGTGAAACAAGTTTCACCGAAACCGTCTTCTTAATATTGACTATTGACTGTTGACTGTTGACTATTGACTATCAACTATTGATCCAATTCATGAAAGTAGTAGGTAACGGCTCCAGAAATCGGGTCGTTATCTATTTTTACGTAACCAGATTTAAACATTTCTTTCAAAGCGGTTTCGACTTCTGCAAAGCTAGCACCTGTAGCTTTGACACCTTGCGTTACAGTTAAGCTACCACCCCTACTTTCTGCTACCTCAATGAGTCTAATCATCAAATCATTACCCTTTGGAACATGAACTTGGGTTGCAACTACTGGGGGATTAAGTGGTACACCAAAGGAAGAAATACCAGCTTGACTACGCAAATTGTGTTTGTATTCTTCTACCATTCCAGGTATCAAAAACAAATCTACAAACTGCCCGACGTAAAATAATCCAAAAGTAAACAACCATAAAAAGCCAGTACCAAACTTACCGTTATAGATACGGTGTAAGCCTCCTACGGGGAAGATAAACCCCAAACCACACAAGATATAAGAAATCGGCAACCGATTATTACCAGTAGGGTTAATCTGACGGTCTATATTAATAATCTCAGTGCTTAATGTATTAATTATTTTCGATATTTCCGAACCACCCTGATACGTATTGGGTGGTACGTAACTATTAAACAAAGGAGGTTTTGCTACACTTGGACTATTAATCATTTGTTGTACAAACTGTCCATAGACCTCCACATCAGTACGTTTACCTTGAAAACGATTACCGTGAGCTATTTCTTGACTCAATCTGTTAGCGTGGAGAATGTGACGGTAATCATCTGCACTCAAACCACGATAATGTTGCGTGAGTTCAAGCAACTCTTGCCATTGCACTTGTTGGGGGTTCTGCACCCTTTCCCGTTGTGCCAAATCAAGATAATTGTTATTTGCTAACCAGTAACGAAAATAATCTTCTAGCGCGCCATGAAAACTAACTAGGGCGTAACCCAATAACTCTGAGTCATTATCAGCTTTTTGTAATCGCTCCCAGCCCAGTTGCAGCTTATTAAAATGATCACTCATTAGCTTGCCATATCGCTTTTATAGCTTTATCTCAAAATTTTAACCAATAGTCATTAGTCATTAGTTATTAGTTATTTTTTTCTCCTCTGCTCCCTCTGCCCCCTGCCCCCTGACCTATTCCCAATGCCCCATATTGCTTACTAAATTCGGTAAATCTTGAACTATTGTTGCAACTCTTAACGTTTTGCCTACCAGTTTACCTCTACATCTTGGTAGACTGAGATTTATACAAATTCATTATTGTCGGCTGTTGTGCCTTGTGAGAGCATCTGCTTTAGTTCTCCAGGTTGTAGTCAAGATAATAAAAACACTCATTGCAATTAGGACATGGTAGATTCCCTAAAGAAGCCAGGCTTTGAAGAAATGCGGCCAGGGATTAAAGTCCCGGCAAAGGAAACTCTGTTAACACCTCGGTTTTACACCACCGATTTTGATGAGATGGCACGGATGGACATCTCTGTCAATGAAGACGAGTTGAGAGCCATTCTCGAAGAATTCCGTGCTGACTATAACCGTCATCACTTTGTACGGGATGCCGAGTTTGAACAATCCTGGGATCACATTGACGGGGACACTCGCCGCTTGTTCGTGGAATTTCTAGAACGGTCTTGTACAGCAGAATTTTCCGGCTTTCTGCTCTACAAAGAACTCGGTCGCCGTTTAAAAGATAAAAGCCCAGTTTTAGCAGAATGCTTTAACCTGATGTCGCGGGATGAAGCGCGTCATGCTGGCTTTTTGAACAAGGCAATGTCAGACTTTAACCTGTCTTTGGACTTAGGGTTTTTAACTAAGAGCCGCAATTACACCTTCTTTAAACCAAAATTTATTTTCTACGCCACCTATCTGTCTGAGAAGATTGGTTACTGGCGTTACATCACCATTTATCGTCATTTAGAAGCACATCCAGAAGACCGGATTTATCCTATTTTCCGGTTCTTTGAAAACTGGTGTCAGGATGAAAACCGTCACGGTGATTTCTTTGATGCCATTATGAAATCTCAGCCACAAATGCTCAACGACTGGAAAGCGAAACTGTGGAGTCGCTTCTTCCTGTTGTCAGTATTTGTCACAATGTATCTCAATGACATTCAGCGTCAAGATTTCTACGCTTCTATTGGTTTAGATGCGCGGGAATATGACATCTATGTCATTAAGAAGACCAACGA contains:
- a CDS encoding DUF2996 domain-containing protein, which produces MADETNQNQAGDQIPSTVDQKAPTVSAANAPSTSEPVATDIPTANAPDPKTANPKTNPNAATQTEKPAAAKPAAAKKEKAPAVEDKPFVEFMEQEYLPALQKAIAAEGVKDLQLAFKKQKLPVAGLQSAEECWQIVGSWQNGQRQFNVYFPDEDIQGKKGFSCNEGKKPSTLESFLIDERKVTLDMLVSRLVYRLNGQKWLGRN
- a CDS encoding TM2 domain-containing protein, whose protein sequence is MNIDRQINPTGNNRLPISYILCGLGFIFPVGGLHRIYNGKFGTGFLWLFTFGLFYVGQFVDLFLIPGMVEEYKHNLRSQAGISSFGVPLNPPVVATQVHVPKGNDLMIRLIEVAESRGGSLTVTQGVKATGASFAEVETALKEMFKSGYVKIDNDPISGAVTYYFHELDQ
- the acsF gene encoding magnesium-protoporphyrin IX monomethyl ester (oxidative) cyclase is translated as MVDSLKKPGFEEMRPGIKVPAKETLLTPRFYTTDFDEMARMDISVNEDELRAILEEFRADYNRHHFVRDAEFEQSWDHIDGDTRRLFVEFLERSCTAEFSGFLLYKELGRRLKDKSPVLAECFNLMSRDEARHAGFLNKAMSDFNLSLDLGFLTKSRNYTFFKPKFIFYATYLSEKIGYWRYITIYRHLEAHPEDRIYPIFRFFENWCQDENRHGDFFDAIMKSQPQMLNDWKAKLWSRFFLLSVFVTMYLNDIQRQDFYASIGLDAREYDIYVIKKTNETAGRVFPVILDVDSPEFYERLDICVKNNEKLSAIANSNTPKFLQFFQKLPILISSGWQLLKLYLMKPIDAASAQGAAR